The genomic DNA CATCCGCGGTTTGAGTACCCAGAGCATCTCCAACCTCGGACCCTTGCGGGCGATTGGCCGCGAAGCAATGGCGGGGGCGTTGCTGGGGGTGTTGATGCTGCTGCTGGTGGTTCCCTTTGCCTGGTGGCGCGGGGAAAGCGCTTTGGTGGGCCTCTCCGTGGGGATGAGCCTGCTGGCGATCACCACCCTGGCGGCGACGGCCGGTGCAGCGTTTCCGCTGCTGTTTGACCGCATGGGTCTGGATCCAGCCCTGATGTCGACGCCCTTCATTACCACCTGCACCGACGTTGCTGGAACGCTGATCTACTTGAAGACGGCGGGGTGGCTTCTGATCCACCTGCCGCAGCTGGTGCAAGCCACAAGTATTTCTACTCATTTCTTCCTCCTGGGAGCTTTCTGAGAGTCTGTTTACGTTTCTTAGGAGTACTGTTCACATAACTCAAAGAAGCACTCCATGGCTCCGGCTGCGACCGCTGCTTCCAAGCCCAAAACTGCTTCGAAAGCAGCAAAAGCCATCACGGCTGACGTAGATCTGGTCCGCTCCTACCTGCGTGACATTGGCCGCGTTCCCCTCCTGACCCACGAGCAGGAAATTACTCTGGGCCGCCAGGTGCAGGAGTTGATGGATCTGGAATCTCTCGAGTCTGAACTGGAGAGCAAGGCTGGCGAAAAGCCCAGTCGCGACCAGCTGGCGAAGGCGTCAGGGCTGTCCTCAATACAACTCAAGCGCAAGCTGCAGAACGGTCGTCGCGCCAAGGAGCGCATGGTTGCCGCCAACCTGAGGCTGGTAGTGAGCGTGGCCAAGAAGTACACCAAGCGGAATATGGAACTTCTGGATTTGATCCAGGAAGGAACCATCGGATTAGTCCGTGGTGTTGAAAAGTTCGATCCCACCCGGGGTTACAAGTTTTCCACCTATGCCTATTGGTGGATTCGCCAGGGCATCACCCGGGCCATTGCGGAAAAGAGCCGCACGATCCGGCTGCCAATTCATATCACCGAGATGTTGAATAAGCTCAAGAAGGGCCAGCGAGAGCTGAGCCAAGAGCTGGGCCGCACGCCTACGGTCATCGAACTAGCCGAATTTGTCGAGCTTCCGGAGGACGACGTCAAGGACCTGATGTGCCGCGCCAGGCAGCCGGTGAGCCTGGAGATGAAAGTTGGTGATGGCGACGACACCGAATTGTTGGAATTACTCTCCGGCGATGGCGATCTGCCTAATGACCAAGTTGAAGAGGATTGCTTGAAAGGAGATCTGCGCAGCCTCCTTGGTCAGTTGCCTCATCTGCAAGAGCAGGTGCTGCGTATGCGCTATGGCATGGACGGGGAAGATCCGATGAGCCTCACCGGCATCGGTCGGGTTCTTGGTATGAGCCGCGACCGTGTCCGCAATCTGGAGCGGGATGGTCTTGCCGGTTTGCGCCGTGTGAGTGATCAGGTTGAGGCTTACGTCGCCTGCTGAGTTGTTTTTGTTTTGATTAGCCGTTGCAGCACTCGATTCACTTGATCCGGTGCTTCGTCGTGAGGGCAATGGCCTGCATTTTCAATCACTGTTAGTGATCGAACGCAGCTCAAGGTCTGTTCCCAGCTTTCGGCCTCAGCGATGGGCTCCCATGGATCCTGTTTGCCCCAGATCAGATCAACTGGAAGGCTTAGTTCTTCCATCAAGTGTGGTGCCAAATAATCGTCGAACAGGTTGATGAAGCCTCTAAAGGCTTCGGTGGCACCGTCGCGTTGGGTGGGTTGGTACAGCAGATTCACCAAGTCGTCGTCGATGTTTGCGCCACTGGGGTAGGCCTGCCTCAACACGCTGCTAATCACTCCAGGTCGTGCTGCATTGCGGAATAGTGCGGTGCTGAGCCAGCGCTGCCGCACCATCGTTTTCAGCAGCGGCCGGATCCAGGCCATCCATGCTGGTTGTGTGGCCAGTTGCTTGTCGTCCATCAAGCGTTGAGCGCAGTCGATCAGCACCACGCCACGGCAGTTCTCGCCCAACAGATGGGCGGCACGGAGGGCGACAACCCCGCCGATCGAGTTGCCCACCAGTAGTACCGGCCGTTGCACCACCGCATCGCAGAAGTCAGCCACCTGCTGGCCCCAGAGATCAAAGCCGTAGTGAACAGCATCCGCTGTGATTGCTTCGTCTTGCAAGCGGGCCCGGGGCTGATCGCTGCGCCCGAAGCCGAGCAGATCGATAGCGTAGGTAGGAAGAAGTTCGGCCAGCACTGGCTGGTTGAAACGCCAGTGGTTGGTGTTGGCCCCGAAGCCATGAATCAGCAACACCGCTTCTTCCGCATTGGCATCGCCCATCAGGCTCCAACCAATTGATCGTTCGTTCCAGCTCCAGAGGTTGTTGCTTGGGCCCACACCTTGACTTTCTGCGCCGGTGCATCCTGGCGAGCGAAGTACTTGGATGGACGGTCGTTGCTCAAGCCCTGCTCTGACACCAATTGCGAACTCATGGACGCGTTGACCGAGGCCGATGCTGCTGTTCTGTCGACAGCCTTGCTGGCCTGGTGGGAGCGCCATGGCCGCGGCGGTATGCCCTGGAAGCAGTTGCCTGGTGGCGTGTGTCCAGCGCCGGATCATCAGCTCGATCCCTACGGCATCTGGATCGCCGAGGTGATGCTGCAGCAGACCCAGTTGGCCGTCGCGCTCCCCTATTGGATGCGTTGGATGGAGGCGTTTCCCACTGTCGAGGCGCTGGCCGCGGCGTCCCTGGATGAGGTGCGGCTGCAGTGGCAGGGCCTTGGCTATTACTCCCGGGCCCGCCGGCTGCATGAGGCGGCGCAGCGGTTGGTGGGCGGGCCTTGGCCCCGCAACTTGGACGAGTGGATGGCGTTGCCGGGCATCGGCCGTACCACCGCCGGCAGCATCCTCTCCAGTGCCTTCAACGCACCGTTGCCGATCCTGGATGGCAACGTCAAACGGGTGCTGGCGCGATTGACGGCCCATCCGCGCCCGCCGGTCCGCGACGACGCCCTGTTCTGGTGTTGGAGTGAGGCCCTGCTTGATCCGGTTCGGCCACGGGATACCAACCAGGCGTTGATGGACCTGGGGGCCACGCTTTGCACACCCCGCCAGCCGGACTGCTCCCGCTGCCCCTGGCAATCCCACTGCGCTGCTTACGCTGCCGGCGATCCCTGCCGCTGGCCCGTGACCGATGTCCCCAAGCCCCTGCCTTTCCAGGTGATTGGTGTCGGTGTCGTGCTCAACGCGGCGGGGGAGGTGTTGATTGACCAGCGCTTGGAGGAAGGGCTGCTGGGGGGGATGTGGGAGTTCCCCGGTGGCAAACAGGAGCAGGGCGAAACGGTTGAAATCTGCATTGCCCGCGAATTGCAGGAGGAACTCGGCATTGCGGTGACGGTGGGCGCTGAACTGATCACGGTGGATCACGCCTACAGCCACAAGAAGCTGCGCTTCGTGGTTCATCTCTGCGACTGGGTGTCGGGGGAGCCGCAGCCCCTCGCCAGTCAGCAGGTGCGTTGGGTGAGCCCAGATGATCTGGGGAATTACGCCTTTCCAGCCGCCAATGCTCGGATCATTGAGGTGCTGCTTGGCAGGGCGGGCAGCTCTGCCCACCCTTAGGGAAGGTCCTGATGCGGTCGGATGGCGCTTGGTCCCGTTGTCGTCTGTCTTGGTGAAGCCCTGATCGATCGGCTTGGGCCGCCCGGAGGTGATCCGGCAGTGGATCGGCCGGTGGACGACCGTCTGGGAGGAGCACCGGCGAATGTGGCCTGTGGTTTGGCCCGTTTGGGCACCCCCGTGGCGTTTGCCGGTCGCTTGGGGCAGGACGCCATTGGCAAGGCCTTTTCCAGGTTGTTTGTTGAGCGTGGTCTGCAGACCGCGCTGCTTCAGAGGGATGACGAGCGTCCCAGCCGAATCGTGCTGGTGCGCCGTGCGCGGGATGGGGAACGGCAGTTTCAGGGCTTTGCCGGGGATGAAGGAACCGGTTTCGCAGACCAGGCTCTGGAGCCGGCTGCCTTACCCCAGGCCCAATGGTTGTTGATCGGCACGCTGCCGCTGGCGGCGCCAATGTCGGCCTCGGCCCTGCTATCGGCCGTACGCCAGGCCCAGAGCCAGGGCACGGCGATTGCCCTCGATGTGAACTGGCGTCCCACGTTCTGGGATGCCACGGCTGATCCCGAGGCGGGACCGTCCGCAGCGGCGAAGGTGGCGATTCAACCGCTCCTGGACCAGGCAGCCTTGATCAAGTTGGCGCGGGAAGAAGCGCTTTGGTTCTTCAAGACCGACGACCCCGGTGCGATCCAGCAGGCCTTACCCCAGCGGCCCGATGTGGTGGTCACAGATGGAGCGGCCCCGGTGCGCTGGCAATTGGCTGACGACTCAGGTCAGCAGGGCGCCTTTCAGCCTCCCACCGTCGTCGACACAACCGGTGCTGGCGATGCCTTCACGGCCGGTCTGTTGCACCGTTGGGAAGCAGCTCCCCGGGAACGCATCCGTTTTGCAGCCGCCTGTGGTGCGTTGGTCTGTGGCGGTGCCGGTGGGATTGATCCCCAGCCCACGCAGGCTCAGGTGGAGCAGTTCCTGGGGGGAGTGAGCTGAGCCAGTCGGCCCTCGTCCTGGTGACACAGCTCGAGGCGCCAGGCTTCCGGCAGCTCGAGGCCCAGCCGTTCCGGCCACTCCACCGCCATCAACGCCCCTACCGCGCGCGCTTCTTCCTCCTCCTGCAGAAACAGTTCATCGGCGGAAGCTGTGTCCTCGAGGCGATAGAGATCGAGGTGCATCAGCTGCGGCTGCCCCTGGGGATAGTGCTGCGCCAGGGCAAAGGTGGGACTGGTGATCGGCTCGCTGATCCCGAGGCCTTCGGCCAGCCCCTGCACCAGCGATGTTTTGCCGGCCCCCAGGGGGCCACTGAGTAGAA from Synechococcus sp. MU1643 includes the following:
- a CDS encoding RpoD/SigA family RNA polymerase sigma factor, with translation MAPAATAASKPKTASKAAKAITADVDLVRSYLRDIGRVPLLTHEQEITLGRQVQELMDLESLESELESKAGEKPSRDQLAKASGLSSIQLKRKLQNGRRAKERMVAANLRLVVSVAKKYTKRNMELLDLIQEGTIGLVRGVEKFDPTRGYKFSTYAYWWIRQGITRAIAEKSRTIRLPIHITEMLNKLKKGQRELSQELGRTPTVIELAEFVELPEDDVKDLMCRARQPVSLEMKVGDGDDTELLELLSGDGDLPNDQVEEDCLKGDLRSLLGQLPHLQEQVLRMRYGMDGEDPMSLTGIGRVLGMSRDRVRNLERDGLAGLRRVSDQVEAYVAC
- a CDS encoding carbohydrate kinase: MALGPVVVCLGEALIDRLGPPGGDPAVDRPVDDRLGGAPANVACGLARLGTPVAFAGRLGQDAIGKAFSRLFVERGLQTALLQRDDERPSRIVLVRRARDGERQFQGFAGDEGTGFADQALEPAALPQAQWLLIGTLPLAAPMSASALLSAVRQAQSQGTAIALDVNWRPTFWDATADPEAGPSAAAKVAIQPLLDQAALIKLAREEALWFFKTDDPGAIQQALPQRPDVVVTDGAAPVRWQLADDSGQQGAFQPPTVVDTTGAGDAFTAGLLHRWEAAPRERIRFAAACGALVCGGAGGIDPQPTQAQVEQFLGGVS
- a CDS encoding alpha/beta fold hydrolase — encoded protein: MGDANAEEAVLLIHGFGANTNHWRFNQPVLAELLPTYAIDLLGFGRSDQPRARLQDEAITADAVHYGFDLWGQQVADFCDAVVQRPVLLVGNSIGGVVALRAAHLLGENCRGVVLIDCAQRLMDDKQLATQPAWMAWIRPLLKTMVRQRWLSTALFRNAARPGVISSVLRQAYPSGANIDDDLVNLLYQPTQRDGATEAFRGFINLFDDYLAPHLMEELSLPVDLIWGKQDPWEPIAEAESWEQTLSCVRSLTVIENAGHCPHDEAPDQVNRVLQRLIKTKTTQQAT
- the mutT gene encoding 8-oxo-dGTP diphosphatase MutT; this encodes MDALTEADAAVLSTALLAWWERHGRGGMPWKQLPGGVCPAPDHQLDPYGIWIAEVMLQQTQLAVALPYWMRWMEAFPTVEALAAASLDEVRLQWQGLGYYSRARRLHEAAQRLVGGPWPRNLDEWMALPGIGRTTAGSILSSAFNAPLPILDGNVKRVLARLTAHPRPPVRDDALFWCWSEALLDPVRPRDTNQALMDLGATLCTPRQPDCSRCPWQSHCAAYAAGDPCRWPVTDVPKPLPFQVIGVGVVLNAAGEVLIDQRLEEGLLGGMWEFPGGKQEQGETVEICIARELQEELGIAVTVGAELITVDHAYSHKKLRFVVHLCDWVSGEPQPLASQQVRWVSPDDLGNYAFPAANARIIEVLLGRAGSSAHP
- the tsaE gene encoding tRNA (adenosine(37)-N6)-threonylcarbamoyltransferase complex ATPase subunit type 1 TsaE — protein: MLPKANVELNLCRDAEASGSLEPDSTGHVWALETLETTRALGRSLARELPREAILLLSGPLGAGKTSLVQGLAEGLGISEPITSPTFALAQHYPQGQPQLMHLDLYRLEDTASADELFLQEEEEARAVGALMAVEWPERLGLELPEAWRLELCHQDEGRLAQLTPPRNCST